Genomic window (Spirosoma sp. KCTC 42546):
TTATTGCGTATTCTGAAGGGCTCGATGCGTACCAAAGTGCCTGGGAGTGGATGTAAATTACTGGCGCGAGTGAATACTCGCGCCAGATCGACGCCATAGAAATCTATGAACACAGACTACACAGTATTAACGCAAGCTATCCGCCACTGGATAGCTGTTCCTCAGGCGGAAGAGTCGATCATTGCTTCGCTGTTTGAACCTCGGCATATACCGGCTAATGACTTTTTTCTACAAGCGGGCGATGTTTGTCGACATGTTGGGTTTGTGACGCAGGGGCTGTTGCGTTATTATATTCTTGATGACGGGCAGGAACATACGTATGATTTCTCGCCCGAGCAGCAGTTCACCTGCAATTACGAGAGCTTTCTAACCAAGACGCCTTCAACTCGATTCATTCAGGCCATTGAAGATACCTCGCTGCTGGTTATCAGTTACGATAATCTCCAACGGCTGTATGATCGACTGCACGAAGGGCAAAAGTTTGGGCGGCTGGTTGCGGAGGAGTTATTCGTCGGTATGTTGCAAAAGCTTACCTCGTTTTACAAAGAAACCGCCGAAGAACGCTACGATACGTTTCTGCACAGTTTCCCCGATTTGCAGGAGCGAGTGCCCCAATACGTTATCGCTTCGTATGTCGGGATTAAGCCGCAGTCACTCAGTCGAATTCGGGCCCAGCGGGCGGGCAAACAGTATTGATTGTTGGTGAAGATCGACTGGTTGAC
Coding sequences:
- a CDS encoding Crp/Fnr family transcriptional regulator — encoded protein: MNTDYTVLTQAIRHWIAVPQAEESIIASLFEPRHIPANDFFLQAGDVCRHVGFVTQGLLRYYILDDGQEHTYDFSPEQQFTCNYESFLTKTPSTRFIQAIEDTSLLVISYDNLQRLYDRLHEGQKFGRLVAEELFVGMLQKLTSFYKETAEERYDTFLHSFPDLQERVPQYVIASYVGIKPQSLSRIRAQRAGKQY